In Peptococcaceae bacterium, the sequence GAACTGTGGGAACATCTGGCCAGCGGAGACGACCTGGTGGAAGAGGTTACCCGCTGGAATCTTGCGGAGTATTTCCCAGGGGAGAAATACTGCAATTACGGCAGTTTCCTGGATGATATAGACCTGTTCGATCCTCTCTTTTTCAACATCTCAGGGCTGGAAGCAGCTTATATGGACCCGCGGCAGCGCATATTTCTGGAAGAGTGCTGGAAAGCGCTGGAAGACGCCGGTTATGCGGGGGAAGGGTTGAAAGGACGCTCTTGCGGCGTTTACGCGGGCTGCGGCGCCGGGGATTATCACCTGCTGCTGGGTGAAAATCCTCCCGCCCAGGCGGTCTGGGGCAACGACAGCGCCGTGATCCCAGGACGCGTCTCTTACTATTTGGATATTCACGGGCCCGCCGTATCCGTTGACACGGCCTGCTCAAGTTCCCTGGTGGCCGTTCACCTGGCCTGTCAGGGCCTGTGGACCAAAGAGATAGACCTGGCCTTGGCCGGTGGTGTGTATCTTAATTGTACCCCGGGCCTGTATATACCGGGGAATAAAGCGGGAATGCTCTCTCCTTCGGGGCGCTGTTACACCTTTGATGAGCGCGCGGACGGATTCGTTCCGGGGGAAGGCGCTGGGGTGGTTGTGCTTAAACGGCTTGCAGAGGCTGCAGCCGACGGGGATTATATCTATGGAATAATCCGGGGCACCGGCATCAATCAGGACGGCGCAACCAACGGGATCACGGCGCCCAGCGCCTTGTCGCAGGAGCGCCTGGAGTGTTATGTATACGATAATTTCAATATCAATCCCGAAAACATCCAGGTGGTTGAGGCGCACGGCACAGGTACAAAACTGGGCGACCCCATTGAATACCAGGCGCTTACCCGGGCTTTTAGAAAGTACACCAATAAGAAGGAATACTGCGCCATAGGCTCGATCAAGTCCAATTTAGGGCACACGACTTATGCCGCTGGTGTCGCCGGCCTCATCAAAGTCCTGCTCTCGTTGAAGCACAAGCAAATCCCCCCCTCGCTCCATTTTCGTTCCGGCAATGCCAATATCCGGTTTAAAGACAGCCCTTTTTATGTGAATACGGTTCTTAGGGAATGGAAAACCGCGGATGGCTCAGGCCGCATGGCTGCTGTAAGTTCCTTCGGACTCAGCGGGACCAACGCTCATTTGGTGGTGGAGGAAGCTCCAGCCCGAAAACAACAGTATTCGGAAAGATCGGGGTACCTGGTGGTATTGTCAGCCAGGACCGCCGGGCAATTAAAAGAGCAGGCGAAACAGCTTGTTGAATACTGCGGGCGTGAACCGCGCGCGGACTGCGGGGATATAAGCTTTACCTTGTTGCTGGGAAGAAGGCACCTGGACCACCGCCTGGCCTGTATTGCCCGCAGCCGGGCGGAGCTTGCCGGCAAGCTGAGAAGATGGCTGGAAGAAGGCCGGGCGCCGCAGGTTTACCATTCGGTACTGGAGGAAAACAACCGGCGTGAACACCCGTCCCTGAAACAATATGGGAATCAATGCATCGCCAGGTGCCGGCCCGGCGGTGGTGAAAACGAGTATTTGGAACACCTGTCGGTGGTTGCCGAATTGTATGTCCAGGGATACGAGCTGGAAATCGAGAAGCTGTTTGCCGGTGACCGCTACGGCAGGATTCCTTTGCCCACTTATCCTTTTGCCCGGGAGCGTTACTGGGTGGATGAACCATCCAGCCGTTTTAGGCCGCTGGGAATTAATCCTGTGATTTCAAAGGGAGGCCAGGAACCGGCTTGCGGCAGGGAGGAAACTCTTCCTGAAGATTTGGAGGCCAGAGGCAGGCAGTGGAAGGAAATAGAGAGCGAGCTCTGCCGGCTGCTTTGGCACCAGCTGCAGGCAATGGGACTTTTTAAAGAAAAGCATTTTGCCGCCGCCGACATCAAAGCAAAGGCCGGAATACGCGGGTTATACGACAGGTGGTTGGAAGAAAGCCTGGCGGTTTTGGCCAGGAACGAATATCTCCGGTGCGATGGAGCATCGTACAGCCTGATTGACGGTTTGCCGGCGGGAACGGATAAGGCGTGGGAAGAGTGGGAGCGAAAAAAAGGTGTTTGGCTGGAGGATCCCGGCCTGAAAGCCCCGGTTTCCTTGGCGGAAGCTACCCTGCGGTCTTTGCCGGAAATACTTACCGGCAAGGTGCTGGCGACGGAGGTGATTTTCCCGGGGTCTTCCATGGAGCTGGTGGAAGGCATTTATAAAAACAATGCCGTGGCGGATTACTTTAATGGAGTGGCTGCCGGAAAGGTAGCCGCTTGTTTGCGGGAAAGACTGAAACAGGACCCGGGCGCCCGGTTATCCATCCTGGAAATTGGCGCGGGAACAGGGGGCACAAGCAAGACGGTCCTGGCCCAAATTCGTCCTTTCCGGGAGCATGTGCGGGAGTACTGTTATACAGATATTTCCAAGGCGTTTTTGATGTATGCCGAAAAGGAATACGGACCGCAAAACCCATATTTGACCTACCGAATATTTAACGTGGAACTGCCGCCGGCTGAACAAGGCATCGGGGCTGGGGAATACGACATTGTGATTGCCGCCAATGTTCTGCACGCCACTAAAAACATTCGCCGCACCTTGCGCAACACCAGGGAGGTTTTAAAGGAAGGCGGTCTTCTGGTGTTAAACGAGATCAGCGGCGGCAGCGTCTTTTCCCACTTGACTTTTGGATTGCTGGAGGGATGGTGGCTGTACGAAGATACCCTGCTGCGCATTCCCGGCAGCCCTGCCCTGTCTTCGCAAACCTGGCAGGCTGTGCTGGAGGAAGAGGGTTTCAGCCAGGTTGTTTTCCCGGCAAAAAAAGCGCATGAGTTAGGCCAGCAGGTTATTGTCGCCCGGAAAGGCAAGGAGGTGAAACCGCTTCAGGCGGGAGGACCTGCACAAGATTTGCTGCGGGAACGAAGCAAGTCGTATTTCCAAAGAATGATCGGCGATCTGCTCAAAATCCCGTTTGAAAAAATAGAGCCATCAGCACCGTTGATTCAATACGGTCTTGACTCGATTTTGATTGGGCAGCTTACCGCCAGACTGCGCGAAACGTTCGATGACCTCAGCGGCGCCCTGCTTTTCGAACACCAAACAATTGATGACCTGGTTGATTATTTCCTAAGCGCGCAAAAGGAATCGTTGGTCAGCCTGCTGGAGGGAGAAAATCCCGAAGCCGGCGGTGAAAAGTTTTCAGCAGGCGGCGAGGTTGTTGTAAAACCGCCGCCGGCGCATCAACCCGGACCTTACGGGGAAGCCGGGGTTTCATTACGGGCTTTGAACAGCCGGGACATTGCCGTCATAGGGCTGGCCGGACGTTATCCGGGGGCCAGGAATGTACGGGAGTTTTGGAAAAATTTATGCGAGGGAAAGGACTGTATTACAGAAATACCTCCAGACCGTTGGGACCACAGCCTTTACTTCGACCCGGACAAAAACAAGGCCGGTAAAACCTGCTGCAAGTGGGGAGGGTTCATCGAGGGCGTGGACCGGTTTGACCCCCTTTTCTTTAATCTTTCGCCGCATGAAGCGGAAAACACCGACCCCCAGGAACGTCTTTTCCTGGAGACGGTTTGGGAACTGATGGAAAGCGCCGGCTATACGAGAAAGAGCCTCCAGCAGTTGTACCAGGGAAGAGTCGGGGTGTATGTCGGCGCGGTGTACCAGCAATACCACAATGCCAGCCTGTTTTCCGTGCCGGGACCCTTTTTGGCCACTTCATCCTGCAGTTACATCGCCAACCGGGTTTCCCGTTTCTTCGATTTTCAGGGGCCCAGCCTATCCGTGGATACTGCCTGTTCTTCTTCCGCTACTGCGGTTCATCTGGCCTGTGAAGGCCTGAGGAGGGGAGAATGCCGGCTGGCAGTAGCCGGCGGCGTAAACCTTATCCTTAATCCTTTGAAATACCTGGTATTGAGCAAAGCCCAGCTGCTGGGAAGCCATTCCGGCAGCAGGAGTTTCGGGGGCGGAGATGGTTTTTTGCCGGCAGAAGGCGCAGGCGCGGTGTTGTTGAAACCGCTGGACCAGGCAGAGCACGACGGCGACCCCATTCTGGCCGTCCTTAAAACCACGATGATCAACAACGGAGGCAACTCCGGCGGGTACAACATTCCCAACCTTAACGCCCAGGCTCGATTGATTGAAGAAAACCTCGGCCAAGCAGGTATTGACCCCAGGTCGATAAGTTATGTCGAGGCTGCCGCCATGGGTTCGGCAGTGGGAGATGTCATTGAAGTCGCCGCTTTGAGCAGGGCATTTCAAAAACATACCACAGACCGTCAATTTTGCGCCATCGGATCGGTTAAATCCAACATCGGTCATGCGGAAACAGCTTCGGGGATCTCGCAGCTGACCAAGGTGGTTTTACAGCTGCAGCACCGGCAGCTGGTCCCGTCAATTAAGGCGGACCCTCTTAACCCCGGCCTGAACCTGGCGAACACTCCGTTTTACCTGCAGCGAGAACTCCAGGAATGGAAACGACCCGTCGTGAAAATCCGCGGGAAGGAGCAAGAGTTTCCAAGGCGGGCCACCGTTAGTTCATTTGGAGGAGGGGGTTCGAATGTCCACCTGGTTGTAGAAGAATACATCCCTGAACAAGCAGAGGATTACCCTGTTGGTTTTACCGCTTCACCGCAGGTGGCGGTGTTTTCGGCGAAAAGTGAGGAAAGGCTGCGGGAAGCTGCCCGTCAAATGCTGGGGTATTTGGAGGAGGAGGAGAAGGGACTTTCCCTGAGTGATCTTGCCTATGCCTTGCAAGCAGGGCGGGAAGAAATGGAATGCCGCCTGGCGGTTGTGGCGGCGGATCTGGAACAACTGGCCGCGGGTTTGAGAATGTACCTGGAATCGCGGGAAAAAGGCGAGGGGATCGCGCCTGTCCCACCAGTTTTTACCGGCAGTTTAAAAGAAGGACGGCAGGCGACGGAGAGCCTTTTTTCCGGCAAGACCGGGGAGGCGTTAATCAAGGAACTCCTGGATGAAAAGGACCTTTCAAAAATAGCTCTTTATTGGGCGAAAGGAGGCGAAATTCCCTGGGAATCGCTGCAGGAAGGGCATAAGGCCCGCAGGATTTCTTTACCCACTTACCCTTTCGAAAGAATGCGGTGCTGGAACGGACCCTGGAAAAGTGAAACAGGAAGGCCAGAACGAAATGAGAAAGGGGGTTGGGGACTATTAAAAATGCTGGCTGCGCTGTGGAAAAAGAGAAAAGAAAAGAGGGAAAGCGACGAATGAAACTGGAAATTTTAGAATACCTGCCCGGGGCCAAAACAAATAAGCCCCCGCTTCTTTTCGTGCACGGGGCATATCAAGGCGCCTGGTGCTGGGAGGAGAATTTCCTCCCGTATTTCTCCTCAAAGGGTTTTGCCTCATATGCCTTGAGTTTCCGGGGACATGGGGAAAGCGAGGGCTTTCAAGAACTTCATTCTTTTACTTTAAAAGATTATTTGGAAGATGTGCTTGAAACGATGACCCGCTTGAAAACAAAACCGGTATTAATTGGTCATTCCATGGGTGGAGCGGTTGTTCAAAAAATATGCCATTTGTATCCGGAAAAGGTTGAGGCAGCCGTCCTCATGGCTTCCAACCCTCCGCAGGGTATGCGGAAAGAAATTCGGCGGATGTTGTTTACCAGCTTTAGAGGCGTTATTAAATTGGCCAGGTTCAATAAAGGGGTCAGGGATAAATTCCCGTGGGAGCTGTTCTTTTTTAAAGAACCAGAGGGCGAAAAAAAGGAAGCACTGTTAAATCTGCTGCAGCCGGAATCAAACAAAGTACGCCTGGAAATGTTCAGGCCGGTTGCCCCGGCGGAAGTTAATAACGAAGTGCCGGTCCTGGTGATCGGTTCAATGGAAGACCGCTGGTTTAACGAAAAAACCACCGTTTCCATCGCCAGGAAATACAAAGCAAAAACAGTCATTTTTCCCGGAATTGGTCACGAGATGATGTTGGAATCCAATTGGAAAACTGTCGCTGATGAAATCATTGCTTTTTTGTTTGAAATCGCCTCCAGTTGAAATGATTGGTGGTGAGCGAATGGGTTTTGTTTTTAATCTGTCGGCTTTTGAAAACAATATTGCCGTAATTAGTGAAGAGGGCGAGCGTTATTATTACGGAGACCTGAACTACCTTTGCGGTAGGATGGAGACGTTTTTCGAAGCAAAGGACAAACAGCTAATCATGATCCAGGCCAAAAATAATATTGAGACTCTTACGGGCTACCTGGCTGCGGTGCAAAGCGGCAATGCGGCGATGCTCGTTGATGCCAATCTGGATCAGGCGCTTATGAACATCCTGATTGAAGTTTACCAGCCCGATTATCTTTGGGGACCTAAAAAAGGTGAGCGGGGGGCGGTATATGCGTCCAGGAATTATGAACTGGTCCGATTCGATTGGCCCGGTGAAGCAAAACTCAATCCCTCTCTTTGTGTGCTTCTTTCAACTTCCGGTTCGACAGGGTCGCCTAAAACGGTAAGGCTGACCAGTGATAATATCGTCGCCAATGCACGCTCCATAGCGGCTTATCTTAATCTTGACGAAACTGAAAGGCCGGCGACAAATCTGCCGTTCCATTATTCTTACGGCCTGTCGATTATTAACAGCCACCTGCTGGTAGGCGCCGCCGTTCTTTTGACCGGCACTCCGGTTGTCAAGAAAGATTTTTGGGATTTCTTCAAAAGGGAAGCGGGAACTTCCCTGGCCGGCGTTCCCTATACATACGAACTTTACAAGAAGATCGGCTTTTTTAAAATGGACTTGCCTTCCCTGCGTTATATGACTCAAGCCGGTGGGAAACTGGATACGGGTATAATACTTGAATTCGCCAGGTTTTCGCGGGAAAAGAAGTTCGAATTTTACGTTATGTACGGCGCTACCGAAGCTACGGCGCGCATATCGTATTTGCCCCCGCAGTACAACATTGAGAAAGCGGGAAGCATAGGCAGAGCGATACCCCAGGGCAGAATGCGGCTGGTGGACGAATCCGGGGGAACCGTTACCAAGCCCTATACGGAAGGGGAACTGGTTTACGAAGGGCCCAACGTGATGATGGGGTATGCCCACAGCCGCCAGGACCTGGCCAGGGGTGATGAAATGTTTGGGGTGCTGAAAACGGGAGACGTTTCTTATTTTGACGAAGACGGGTTTTTTTATATCACTGGTCGTAAAAGCAGGTTTTTGAAAATCCTGGGGAAAAGGGTCGGGCTTTCGGAAATCGAGGAACATCTGCGCAGCAAGGGATTCGATTGTGTTTGCGGTGGGAAAGACGACCTGCTGTTGATCGCCTGCCAGCAAGGAGAAGCGGATGGCGACCGGCGGGAAACTGTTGAGAAAATCAAGACGGAAATTGCGACCAGGTATAAAATACCCCTGGATTTGCTCGATGTGTTTATGATAAACGATGTTCCCCGGAACAGCGCGGGAAAAATAAATTACCAGGAGGTCTTTTCCAAGAAACTGAAGGGGAGTGAAGAAGGTGGCGGATAACCTGGTTGTCAGGGAGCAGTTTAATAAACAGGCGGCCAATTTTAATAACTGGCCTGTTACGCAGGACGAGCGGAATCATCGATTCCTGTACGACTTTTTTGACCTTGAAGCCGCTGACCGGCTGCTGGACATTGCCTGCGGCACGGGCGCGTTTTCCGTATACGCGGGGCGAAGGATACGCGCTGTGTGGGGAGTGGACATTTCCGAGAAAATGATCGAGATTGCCGCCGAATGCGCCGCAAGAAACGGTTTAAACAACGTGAGTTTTTTGCGCTGCGGCGTTGAAAAGCTGCCTTTTGCCGACGGCAGTTTTGAATGCGTTGTTTCCAAGTCCGCCTTCCATCACCTGAAAGACGGCGAGGCCGTGTTCAAGGAAATGGCGAGGTGCTGCAAGACACAGGGACGAATTGGCCTCCAGGACATAGTTTTATACGGCGATAAGAAGCTGGATGCCTTTTTTGAGGAACTGGAACGTGATATAGACTTAAGCCATAATCTTTCGCTGTCCAAACAGGAAATGATCGATTTTTATAAAGGAAACGGCATAAAAGTTACCCGTTTGTTCGAATCGGTATCCGAACTGAATTTTGCCGAATATGTCAATCATGCTGTGCAAACTAGCGAGGCGAAAGCGAAGATCGAGAAGATGCTTGATTTTGGGTTAAGGGACGCCGATATATCTCGCTGGTTGGAAGTGAGAAACGGCGTTTGTTTTTGGAAAAGGAAAGTGCTGACCATAGCGGGAGAAAAATTGGAATAATTCTACCGGGGAGTGAAGGAGTCAGTGGAACGGGGTATGGTGAGGGAGAGAATTCAAAAATTTATGGAAGAAGCGTTTCAGGTTAAGTTTGGCCATGACCTGGAGGAGGACAGTGACCTCTTCAAGGCGGGGGTCATTGACTCTTTCGGTTATCTCAAGCTTATCAAGCACCTGGAAGATGAATTTGAGATCAAATTTTCGGAAGAGGAAATATTATCCAATATATTTGTGACTTTTTCAGGCATTGTGGAATGCATAACCCAAAAAGCGCAGGCAAGGTGTTGAGAACAGGCGCGCGGACGGAAGGGGAGGTTAGAATGAAGGTGAATGCCGGTAAAACGGAAGAACGAATAAACGGGCAAGGGACTGCGGGTGAAAAAGGCATCGCCGTTGTCGGGTTGAGCCTGCGCTTCCCGAAATCAGATACGCTGGAGGAATTTTGGGGACATCTTGAAGCCGGAGAATGCTTGGTGACGGAGGTGCCGCCTGATCGATGGAATAAGGGGAAGTATTACGGAGACCCGAGGAGAGAGGCCAACAAGACCAACAGCGTCTGGGGAGGTTTTATCGAGGGGGCGGATTGTTTTGACGCTTCTTTTTTTCAAATTTCTCCAAGGGAAGCAGTATTTATGGACCCCCAGCAGCGCATCGTTTTGGAACTGGCCTGGAAAGCGATTGAAGACGCCGGGTACCGGGCCGGTTCTCTGAAGGGTTCAAAAACAGGAGTGTTTATCGGGGTGTGCAATACGGACTATACGGAAATGATTGAAAAACACATTGAGGAAATTGACGCGTATATCCCTACAGGCACCTCGTATTCCATACTGGCCAACCGGATATCGTATTGGTTCGATTTCAAGGGACCCAGCATTACGGTTGATACCGCCTGCGCCGGTTCCCTGGTTGCTGTTCACCAGGCGGCCAGCGCCCTGTTAAACAAGGAGTGCGAGTGGGCCTTAGCCGGTGGAGTGAACCTTTGCTGGTCGCCGAGGCGCTTTATCGCCCTGAGCCAGAGCGGCATGCTTTCCAAGGACGGGAAGAGCAAGGCGTTCGATGAAAAAGCGGACGGATATGTGCGGGGAGAGGGAGGAGCGCTGCTGGTTCTTAAACCGCTGTCCAGGGCGGTAGAAGACAAGGACCATATATATGCCGTGATCAGGGGAACAGGGACCAACCACGGGGGGCGGACCAGTTCTTTGACGGTCACGAATCCCATGGCGCAGGCAGACCTTATTGCGGAGGTCTACGAGAAAGCGGGCATTGCTCCGGACACAGTGAGCTACGTAGAAACCCACGGGCCCGGAACACCGCTGGGCGACCCGATCGAAATACTGGGTTTGAAGACGGCTTTCAAGAATTTGGAAAGAAAGTTCGGCTTACAGTTGAAAGAATCAACGTGCGGGTTAGGTTCAGTAAAAACAAACATCGGTCATCTCGAATCCGCCGCAGGGGTAGCGGGGGTTATAAAAGTGATCGCTTCTATGAAATACAGGACACTCCCGGCCAGCCTCCACTTCAACCGCCTTAATCCCGTGATCGACCTTGCCGGCAGCCCGTTTTACATTGTCAGTGAAAAAAGACCGTGGGAAACAAAAAAGGATAACGGAGTATGCCTATACCCCAGAAGGGCGGGCGTCAGTTCGTTCGGCTTCGGCGGGAGCAACGCGCATGTGGTTTTGGAAGAATATCTTCCAGGGGAAAGCACGGGACACCGAGAGCAGGGAACGGAATTTGAAGGAACTCCAGCGCTTGTACCGCTTTCAGCGCAAAATACCGACCGCCTTCTTGAATATGCCAGAAAACTCCTGGATTTTCTTCTAAGACAGGCTGGTAAGCAAGAGGTGACGCTGGCTGAGTTGGCTTTTACCCTGCAGGTGGGCCGCGAAGCCATGAAGGAACGGGTGATTTTTTTAGCAAAGGATATACCCGACTTGATCAGGCGGCTGGGGGCCTTTATTGGAGAGGAGCAGGAAATCGTCAACTGTTGGCGTGGACAGGCAGGTCAGGATAACCAGATAATCAACTTTTTGAATGAAGAAGATTACCAGGAATTAGTTAATAAATGGATCCTAAAAAAGGAGTATAAAAAGATAGCTGAGATGTGGGCCAGAGGTGCTTCTTTTGACTGGGAACTGCTTTACGGAAACAGCAAACCTCGCCGGATCAGTTTGCCCACTTATCCCTTTGCCAGGGAACGCTACTGGATACCCATGACCAAAAACGACAGCGACAGCGGAAAAAAAATAAACGACGCCGGTTTGACGGCCCAAAGAAGGGAATGTTTTTTGTACAAGCACTGGGAATCCTGCCCGGCAAAACCTGCCGGGGAATGCAGGCGCACGGTGGCGATTATAACGACGGAGGAAACGAGCGGCCTGGCGGTCAAACTGGCCGGGCGTTTTTCGAGAAGCGCTATTATTCGGGATGGTGAACTGGCCTCTTTGCTTCATCAACCAGCAGAGAAGTGGAAAGAGTATGACGGCGTGATAGATATAACAGGCTGCGGCAGGAGGATAAACCAATCTCTGGATTGGCTGTTTTGGCTTCAACGGCTCATTGATGAGGGCCGTCAGGAAGGTTTGACGGCGCTTTGTGTTACCAAGGGGCTGGAATCTTTCCAGAACAACGCCGTCAACCTGTCCGGGGCAGTCCGCGCCGGGTTGTATCGCATGCTGCAAAGCGAATACGCTCATGTAAGGTCGCGCCATCTCGATGTGGACCCGCACGCGGGCGAGGCGGCGACAGCGGAGCAAGTCGCTGCCGAGTATTTGGCAGGCAGCGAGGAAGCGGAAACCTGCTTCCGCCAGGGAGAGCGTTACCGGGCCTGCCTGCAAGAACTTCAAGAACAAGCGGAGGAGAAGCCTGAACAGGCGCTGGCGTTTCCCCAAGACCACGTGTTATTGGTTACAGGCGGGACCCGGGGACTGGGCCTGCTGTGCGCCCGGCACTTTATGGAAAAGCACGGCGTCAAGCGGCTGGTCCTTATGGGGCAAAAGCCGCTTCCGCCCAGGGAGCAGTGGGATTTATACAGGGACGACAATTCTTTGGCCTTTAAAATACAGGCCGTGCGAGACCTGGAAGAACACGGGGCCCTGGTGCGGGTGCTGGCTGTTTCGCTGCCGGACGAAGATGGCCTTAAAATGTGCCGGCATGAGATAAAGACAACCATGGGTCCTGTCGGGGGAATAATCCACTGCGCGGGTAGCCTTGACCTGGAAAACCCCGCGTTTGTACGCAAAACACCTGAGGCGTTCCGGCAGGTATTCAGCCCCAAGGTTGACGGTCTTGACGCATTGTACCGGGTTTTTCAAAAGGAACCCCTGCGGTTTTTCGTCCTGTTTTCATCGGTTTCGGCCGCTGTTCCTTCCCTTGCTTCAGGCTTAAGCGATTACGCCATGGCCAACGCTTACCTGGACTATTTTGCCCAGGCGCATGCTGAGGAATGCCCGATCGTTAGCATCCAGTGGCCTAGCTGGAAGGAGTCGGGGAGGGGAGAGGTAAAAAACAGGGCCTATCAACAGACGGGACTGTTAAGCCACACGGATGCGGAAGGGCTGCGGCTTTTGGACAGGGTTGTTTGCGGAAAGCTTGGCCCTGTTATCCTGCCTGCGGTGGTCAATCCCGACGCCTGGATGCCTGAAAGGCTGATGTCACGCCCGATTCGTGAAACCCCGGATGAGGGTTCTTACAGGTGTTTTAACAGCGGAGAGGAGCAGAAGATTGCCGGCGGCCTGGCCGAGGAGACGCAAAAATGGTTGACAGGCCTTTTCGCCGGGG encodes:
- a CDS encoding phosphopantetheine-binding protein yields the protein MNGQMAEERIRTVIRECVAQELKMAASQVQDEISFSEFGVDSIIAVNLVNLLNHKLGFKLRTTVFFDYSSVNKLARHIIEENKPVLTNSLQEAAPAAEETVLDADSDFKPAAGIWKKNRFQARDAVFSTGVQKEAIAVIGMSGRFAKSKTLSELWEHLASGDDLVEEVTRWNLAEYFPGEKYCNYGSFLDDIDLFDPLFFNISGLEAAYMDPRQRIFLEECWKALEDAGYAGEGLKGRSCGVYAGCGAGDYHLLLGENPPAQAVWGNDSAVIPGRVSYYLDIHGPAVSVDTACSSSLVAVHLACQGLWTKEIDLALAGGVYLNCTPGLYIPGNKAGMLSPSGRCYTFDERADGFVPGEGAGVVVLKRLAEAAADGDYIYGIIRGTGINQDGATNGITAPSALSQERLECYVYDNFNINPENIQVVEAHGTGTKLGDPIEYQALTRAFRKYTNKKEYCAIGSIKSNLGHTTYAAGVAGLIKVLLSLKHKQIPPSLHFRSGNANIRFKDSPFYVNTVLREWKTADGSGRMAAVSSFGLSGTNAHLVVEEAPARKQQYSERSGYLVVLSARTAGQLKEQAKQLVEYCGREPRADCGDISFTLLLGRRHLDHRLACIARSRAELAGKLRRWLEEGRAPQVYHSVLEENNRREHPSLKQYGNQCIARCRPGGGENEYLEHLSVVAELYVQGYELEIEKLFAGDRYGRIPLPTYPFARERYWVDEPSSRFRPLGINPVISKGGQEPACGREETLPEDLEARGRQWKEIESELCRLLWHQLQAMGLFKEKHFAAADIKAKAGIRGLYDRWLEESLAVLARNEYLRCDGASYSLIDGLPAGTDKAWEEWERKKGVWLEDPGLKAPVSLAEATLRSLPEILTGKVLATEVIFPGSSMELVEGIYKNNAVADYFNGVAAGKVAACLRERLKQDPGARLSILEIGAGTGGTSKTVLAQIRPFREHVREYCYTDISKAFLMYAEKEYGPQNPYLTYRIFNVELPPAEQGIGAGEYDIVIAANVLHATKNIRRTLRNTREVLKEGGLLVLNEISGGSVFSHLTFGLLEGWWLYEDTLLRIPGSPALSSQTWQAVLEEEGFSQVVFPAKKAHELGQQVIVARKGKEVKPLQAGGPAQDLLRERSKSYFQRMIGDLLKIPFEKIEPSAPLIQYGLDSILIGQLTARLRETFDDLSGALLFEHQTIDDLVDYFLSAQKESLVSLLEGENPEAGGEKFSAGGEVVVKPPPAHQPGPYGEAGVSLRALNSRDIAVIGLAGRYPGARNVREFWKNLCEGKDCITEIPPDRWDHSLYFDPDKNKAGKTCCKWGGFIEGVDRFDPLFFNLSPHEAENTDPQERLFLETVWELMESAGYTRKSLQQLYQGRVGVYVGAVYQQYHNASLFSVPGPFLATSSCSYIANRVSRFFDFQGPSLSVDTACSSSATAVHLACEGLRRGECRLAVAGGVNLILNPLKYLVLSKAQLLGSHSGSRSFGGGDGFLPAEGAGAVLLKPLDQAEHDGDPILAVLKTTMINNGGNSGGYNIPNLNAQARLIEENLGQAGIDPRSISYVEAAAMGSAVGDVIEVAALSRAFQKHTTDRQFCAIGSVKSNIGHAETASGISQLTKVVLQLQHRQLVPSIKADPLNPGLNLANTPFYLQRELQEWKRPVVKIRGKEQEFPRRATVSSFGGGGSNVHLVVEEYIPEQAEDYPVGFTASPQVAVFSAKSEERLREAARQMLGYLEEEEKGLSLSDLAYALQAGREEMECRLAVVAADLEQLAAGLRMYLESREKGEGIAPVPPVFTGSLKEGRQATESLFSGKTGEALIKELLDEKDLSKIALYWAKGGEIPWESLQEGHKARRISLPTYPFERMRCWNGPWKSETGRPERNEKGGWGLLKMLAALWKKRKEKRESDE
- a CDS encoding alpha/beta hydrolase; this translates as MKLEILEYLPGAKTNKPPLLFVHGAYQGAWCWEENFLPYFSSKGFASYALSFRGHGESEGFQELHSFTLKDYLEDVLETMTRLKTKPVLIGHSMGGAVVQKICHLYPEKVEAAVLMASNPPQGMRKEIRRMLFTSFRGVIKLARFNKGVRDKFPWELFFFKEPEGEKKEALLNLLQPESNKVRLEMFRPVAPAEVNNEVPVLVIGSMEDRWFNEKTTVSIARKYKAKTVIFPGIGHEMMLESNWKTVADEIIAFLFEIASS
- a CDS encoding AMP-binding protein, which encodes MGFVFNLSAFENNIAVISEEGERYYYGDLNYLCGRMETFFEAKDKQLIMIQAKNNIETLTGYLAAVQSGNAAMLVDANLDQALMNILIEVYQPDYLWGPKKGERGAVYASRNYELVRFDWPGEAKLNPSLCVLLSTSGSTGSPKTVRLTSDNIVANARSIAAYLNLDETERPATNLPFHYSYGLSIINSHLLVGAAVLLTGTPVVKKDFWDFFKREAGTSLAGVPYTYELYKKIGFFKMDLPSLRYMTQAGGKLDTGIILEFARFSREKKFEFYVMYGATEATARISYLPPQYNIEKAGSIGRAIPQGRMRLVDESGGTVTKPYTEGELVYEGPNVMMGYAHSRQDLARGDEMFGVLKTGDVSYFDEDGFFYITGRKSRFLKILGKRVGLSEIEEHLRSKGFDCVCGGKDDLLLIACQQGEADGDRRETVEKIKTEIATRYKIPLDLLDVFMINDVPRNSAGKINYQEVFSKKLKGSEEGGG
- a CDS encoding methyltransferase domain-containing protein → MADNLVVREQFNKQAANFNNWPVTQDERNHRFLYDFFDLEAADRLLDIACGTGAFSVYAGRRIRAVWGVDISEKMIEIAAECAARNGLNNVSFLRCGVEKLPFADGSFECVVSKSAFHHLKDGEAVFKEMARCCKTQGRIGLQDIVLYGDKKLDAFFEELERDIDLSHNLSLSKQEMIDFYKGNGIKVTRLFESVSELNFAEYVNHAVQTSEAKAKIEKMLDFGLRDADISRWLEVRNGVCFWKRKVLTIAGEKLE
- a CDS encoding phosphopantetheine-binding protein; translation: MERGMVRERIQKFMEEAFQVKFGHDLEEDSDLFKAGVIDSFGYLKLIKHLEDEFEIKFSEEEILSNIFVTFSGIVECITQKAQARC